In the Acomys russatus chromosome 13, mAcoRus1.1, whole genome shotgun sequence genome, one interval contains:
- the Mansc4 gene encoding MANSC domain-containing protein 4, whose protein sequence is MQAAGLLLLLGLGLARTAHGLCSPSAFYRDCWIRRFPGLLLDLEESQRLGAQFLRYYSENTGQRCGRSCCLRKDVSCNVAVFFHDPIHDNVNCLHVHCPTLESCILEPGTSAILYNITAGIDPDLLVFEHSSRTYPNTRSSSERWDRLQILKAMNVGKGESTDDHTLPSAEAAASNTHQDLGTNTGISYSRKSTTEVETGFSSVDVSTATKASTVSPSTGFPHSLDKTISPFFGPTGTKVSQAPSQSRLNISKQFLNKTKGSQGGNHTSEEEASRDGAPVSAGVWLASVTLGTVVLCLCCCAVARASRCCTKQQGWYHLGQQKPGSGSKHRATKGRS, encoded by the exons ATGCAGGCGgcggggctgctgctgctgctggggctggggctggctcGCACTGCGCACGGGCTCTGCTCGCCCTCCGCGTTCTACAGGGACTGCTGGATCCGCCGCTTCCCGGGGCTGCTCCTGGACCTGGAGGAGTCTCAGAGGCTGGGGGCCCAGTTCCTCAGGTACTACTCGGAGAACACCGGCCAAAGGTGCGGCCGGAGCTGCTGCCTCCGGAAGGACG TTTCCTGCAACGTGGCTGTCTTCTTCCATGACCCCATCCATGACAATGTCAACTGCCTCCACGTCCACTGCCCGACCCTGGAGAGCTGCATCCTGGAGCCCGGGACCAGCGCCATCCTGTACAACATAACAGCAG GCATAGATCCAGACCTGCTGGTTTTTGAGCATTCATCTCGCACATATCCAAACACCCGCTCCTCGTCTGAACGGTGGGATAGACTGCAGATTCTAAAAGCTATGAATGTAGGTAAGGGAGAATCCACAGATGACCACACACTGCCATCTGCAGAGGCCGCAGCATCAAACACACATCAAGATTTGGGTACAAACACAGGCATCAGTTATTCCAGGAAGTCAACcacagaggtggagacaggattcAGTTCTGTGGATGTGTCTACTGCCACCAAGGCCAGCACGGTGTCTCCAAGCACAGGCTTCCCCCACAGTCTGGACAAgactatttctcctttctttggaCCGACAGGCACAAAAGTGTCTCAGGCGCCCAGCCAATCCCGGCTCAACATTAGCAAACAGTTTCTCAACAAAACCAAGGGGTCCCAGGGTGGAAACCACACATCCGAGGAGGAAGCGTCTCGGGATGGAGCTCCGGTGTCTGCAGGGGTCTGGCTGGCTTCTGTGACCCTGGGCACTGTTGtcctctgcctgtgctgctgtgctgtcgCCAGGGCGTCCAGATGCTGCACCAAACAGCAAGGCTGGTATCACCTGGGACAGCAGAAGCCGGGCTCTGGGTCAAAGCACAGAGCAACGAAGGGGCGTTCCTAA